In the Thermoplasmata archaeon genome, GTTTTACTGATGAACAGATATGCGATCACGATTATGTGGATGATCAAGAACAGATATACGAGCTTGAACTTGATCTTCTGAGTTTTGTGCCTTACAGTGAGCATCCCGATTGTTGCACCGAAAGGACCGAACAGGGCCAGTAATATGAGCGTTGACTCCCTGGTCCTCCACATGTCGTTCTTAGCCTTGTGTTTGTCCCATACGAAGGCAAGAAATGCGATTATGTTCAGTACGATGTATACTGCGAGAATTGCAATTAGGATTGTCGTATCCATGTTATCAGATCATTGAGATGAATGTATCCAGAGCTGCAGGATATCCGGATTCGTTGGTCTCTTCAGATTTGAGAGGAATGCTGAATGCCTCAGAAAGTCCGAGTTCCTCAGCGATTGCTGTGGCCTCTGCCTGCTCTTTTTCAGTGTCTTTTGATGTCAGGACATAGAGATATTTCTTCTTGCCACCCAAGACGTCCTGGTTGTTTGCTACGAACTCTGCTACCAGCTTATCGGCC is a window encoding:
- a CDS encoding DUF1294 domain-containing protein → MDTTILIAILAVYIVLNIIAFLAFVWDKHKAKNDMWRTRESTLILLALFGPFGATIGMLTVRHKTQKIKFKLVYLFLIIHIIVIAYLFISKTISF